In Poecile atricapillus isolate bPoeAtr1 chromosome W, bPoeAtr1.hap1, whole genome shotgun sequence, one DNA window encodes the following:
- the LOC131591839 gene encoding protein SCAF11-like gives MKNRKRCIQETEDQTHEGMEGEENEENCSCSALLHDGNTCPICLNCLLEQEIGFPENCSHTFCMTCILKWAETQASCPIDRRPFQAVCRLDALDKQIKVQVTKQLRRKEEEENCACNKETYSHVKMRSFVRRAVCPDKGPITVKLSRIVKKKYSNILYDKQNKKTFSVKINKPRRQTCWNECIRTNFFSTLLAGGSSEESFFSCRNDCPEFTEVNAGIRQKRQELELSCSSVIARVESVPLISYGAEAETFLLTSSAVAGRVLPPNIRPLENFESLGKGYAVACTQEGEEKKEASGSSGTRGSRRKSVTTTPTRRSARNSKNEPLSQSRSSPRSSGSACSAPGSNNPSLNKTHSEAGNAPPKRKSKRAVKQQTPAVKKKLRSSARSEKSPCDSVEDDDIAEPEAGLTLDKDHQSDNESNNASLPQKNNVETESANGLESCSEHAEIEETTGECDRDEDTSGNANVSFSLQERPVLTSGSESQEFEVKNVIEENVDLAKQDDCENTLEQVETVASPKDDICNHVASEKVDQTSCSPQKELMENIETLTKVDQPIANPENELLEHLEPLGKDQPLESPGRELPEHPEAMEMDNSETELKPVVDCANTSPVQNEEPDALIHSISIDSASEQPLKENTISESEEGGTSESPLVNAEHKHFGEDNNEMIPMDCDSFCSDQNEPKIEQLPPPESTEQGEVNTLQCDVGNSASGSDEKDETVPQERECQPEVRKEKKARTRRSRFHSPSTTWSPSGREGRKSQSPSPKRETTGDRSSRSPKKVTVREGRRSMSCSPKRDTLRDEKKTPSRSPKRETVRESRRSSSRSGTKDSSPRRKSRSRSSDRDNQRRDRDRERRNRRWSRSQSRSRSRSRSRTRNKSSSFSRNERESHSPRWKERWANDSWKSPRGNDRYRRSDQEKQNETLKKEKDSNTEKSSEDQCSDKQRNDCPDWVMERINSVPEVRNRERENAHWEEGRHDNAGQSWNKNFGSGWIPNRGRGQRGRGGRGRSGFMYGDQNENHWQNRKPLSGNSNGSGNEASRFSEQQPYKRKNEQEYSFDTPADRSGWTSASSWAVRKTLPADVQNYYSRRGRNSSSPQSGWGMRQEEETPEQDPNLKDQGNQQSDGSQLPINMMQQQMNVMPQVNAQHQPMNIFPYPVGVHPPLMNMQRNPFNIHPPMPMHLPTGVPLIQVAAPTNISQGLPPPPPPPPPSQQVNYIASQQDGKQLQGIPNASHVSNSMSAPALPAPAAVLGNVGTVQGPNSGNATSSGHMKSSNAAVKLGENKASVTVEASADSSKKDQKLLIQEKAAQEVKLAIKPFYQNKDITKEEYKEIVRKAVDKVCHSKSGEVNSAKVANLVKAYVDKYKHSRKKNPEEAVSCERK, from the exons ACACAGGCTTCGTGTCCTATTGATCGCAGACCATTTCAAGCAGTGTGCAGGCTGGATGCACTGGATAAGCAGATAAAG GTTCAGGTTACAAAACAGctaaggaggaaggaggaagaggaaaactgTGCCTGCAATAAGGAAACTTACAGCCATGTGAAGATGAGAAGTTTTGTGAG AAGAGCTGTATGTCCAGACAAAGGGCCAATAACAGTAAAATTAAGCAGAATtgtgaagaaaaaataca GTAATATTTTGTAtgacaaacaaaacaagaaaactttCTCTGTGAAGATAAACAAG CCCAGAAGACAGACCTGCTGGAATGAGTGCATCAGAACTAATTTCTTCAGCACACTTCTGGCTGGTGGTAGCAGTGAAGAATCCTTTTTTAGCTGTAGAAATGACTG TCCAGAATTCACAGAAGTCAATGCAGGGATCAGACAGAAGAGACAAGAACTGGAATTGTCCTGTTCATCTGTGATTGCTAGAGTTGAAAG TGTTCCTTTAATATCTTACGGAGCTGAAGCTGAGACCTTTCTTCTCACTTCttctgcagtggctggaagagTTCTTCCACCAAATATCAGGCCTTTGGAAAACTTtg aaTCTTTAGGCAAAGGATATGCTGTTGCATGTACCcaagaaggagaagagaaaaaggaagctTCTGGTTCATCTGGCACTAGAGGAAGTAGGAGGAAATCAGTTACTACTACTCCTACAAGAAGGTCTGCACGAAACAGCAAAAACGAGCCTCTGAGTCAGTCTCGGAGCTCCCCTCGATCAAGCGGTTCTGCTTGCAGTGCCCCTGGTAGCAATAACCCATCTCTGAATAAAACTCATTCAGAAGCAGGGAATGCTCCTCCAAAGCGCAAGTCTAAAAGAGCAGTTAAACAACAAACACCTGCAGTTAAAAAGAAACTGAGAAGTTCTGCACGTTCTGAAAAATCACCCTGTGACTCAGTGGAAGATGATGACATTGCTGAGCCTGAAGCAGGCCTAACTTTAGATAAAGACCACCAGTCAGATAATGAGAGCAATAATGCAAGCCTCCCACAGAAGAATAATGTAGAAACGGAATCTGCTAATGGATTGGAAAGCTGTAGTGAGCATGCAGAAATTGAGGAAACTACAGGAGAATGTGACAGAGATGAAGATACTTCAGGCAATGCAAATGTAAGTTTTTCTCTCCAAGAACGCCCAGTACTAACTTCAGGAAGTGAAAGTCAGGAATTTGAAGTAAAAAATGTTATAGAAGAAAATGTAGATCTTGCCAAACAGGATGATTGTGAGAATACTCTTGAACAAGTGGAAACAGTAGCTAGTCCCAAAGATGATATATGCAACCATGTGGCTTCTGAAAAAGTAGATCAAACATCATGTAGTCCTCAAAAAGAATTAATGGAGAACATAGAAACTTTGACAAAAGTAGATCAACCTATAGCTAATCCAGAAAATGAATTGTTGGAACATCTGGAACCTTTGGGAAAAGATCAGCCATTAGAGAGCCCTGGACGTGAATTGCCTGAGCATCCTGAAGCCATGGAAATGGATAATTCTGAGACTGAACTAAAGCCAGTAGTAGACTGTGCAAATACAAGTCCTGTTCAAAATGAAGAACCAGATGCATTAATACACAGCATATCTATAGACAGTGCATCAGAACAACCCTTAAAAGAGAATACCATttcagaaagtgaagagggTGGAACTTCAGAGTCACCCCTGGTAAATGCTGAACATAAACATTTTGGTGAAGATAACAATGAAATGATACCAATGGACTGTGACTCATTTTGCAGTGACCAGAATGAACCTAAGATTGAACAGTTACCACCACCTGAAAGTACAGAGCAAGGAGAAGTGAACACCTTGCAGTGTGATGTGGGAAACTCTGCATCAGGTTCTGATGAAAAAGATGAAACTGTTCCTCAAGAAAGAGAGTGCCAGCCAGAggtcagaaaagagaaaaaggctcGAACTAGAAGATCTAGATTTCACTCTCCATCAACAACTTGGTCTCCTTCTGGGAGAGAGGGCAGGAAATCTCAATCACCATCCCCTAAAAGGGAGACAACTGGAGACAGGAGCTCACGATCACCCAAGAAGGTAACtgtgagggagggaaggagatcCATGTCTTGTTCTCCAAAGAGAGACACACtcagagatgagaaaaaaacaCCATCTCGATCTCCCAAAAGGGAAACTGTCAGGGAAAGCAGGAGATCATCTTCTCGATCAGGAACTAAGGATTCGTCTCCAAGGCGAAAATCCAGGTCTCGAAGCAGTGATAGAGATAATCAAAGAAGAGATCGtgacagagaaagaagaaataggAGGTGGTCTAGGTCACAGTCACGCTCTAGATCAAGGTCACGATCTAGGACTAGAAATAAAAGTTCTTCATTCTCTAGAAATGAGAGGGAAAGTCATTCACCTCGATGGAAAGAGAGATGGGCAAATGACAGCTGGAAGAGTCCCAGAGGAAACGATCGATACAGGAGAAGTGATCAAGAGAAACAGAATGAAACtcttaaaaaagagaaagacagtAATACAGAAAAAAGCAGTGAAGATCAATGTTCAGATAAGCAGAGGAATGATTGTCCAGACTGGGTAATGGAGAGGATAAACTCTGTTCCTGAAGTcaggaacagagagagagagaacgCACATTGGGAAGAGGGCAGGCACGATAACGCAGGACAGTCTTGGAATAAAAACTTTGGTTCAGGCTGGATTCCGAATCGAGGGAGAGGTCAGCGTGGCCGAGGTGGCCGTGGCCGAAGTGGTTTCATGTATGGAGACCAGAATGAAAATCACTGGCAAAACAGAAAACCTCTCTCAGGGAACTCAAATGGTTCTGGGAATGAAGCTTCAAGGTTCTCAGAACAGCAGCCATACAAGCGTAAGAATGAACAAGAGTATTCATTTGATACACCCGCTGACAGGTCTGGGTGGACATCTGCATCCAGCTGGGCTGTGAGGAAGACTTTGCCTGCTGATGTGCAGAATTATTATTCCAGAAGGGGACGCAATTCATCAAGCCCACAGTCTGGATGGGGAATGAGACAAGAGGAGGAGACACCTGAACAAG ATCCAAACCTGAAAGACCAAGGCAACCAGCAAAGTGATGGTTCTCAGTTACCAATAAATATGATGCAGCAACAAATGAATGTAATGCCACAAGTGAATGCACAGCACCAACCTATGAATATCTTCCCGTATCCAGTGGGTGTCCATCCTCCCCTGATGAATATGCAACGAAATCCTTTCAACATCCACCCTCCAATGCCCATGCATCTCCCTACCGGAGTGCCTCTCATACAGGTAGCTGCTCCCACAAATATTTCTCAGGGATTACCTCCGCCTCCACCTCCACCCCCACCATCTCAACAAGTCAACTACATTGCTTCACAGCAAGATGGAAAACAATTGCAG GGTATTCCAAATGCTTCTCATGTAAGTAACAGCATGAGTGCTCCAGCTttgcctgctccagcagcagtcCTGGGAAACGTGGGAACAGTTCAGGGACCAAATTCGGGTAATGCAACGTCATCAGGTCACATGAAGAGCTCTAATGCAGCTGTaaaattgggagaaaacaaagcaagTGTAACAGTGGAAGCCAGTGCAGATAGCTCGAAGAAGGACCAG aaattgttaattcaagaaaaagcagcacaagAGGTCAAGCTCGCGATTAAACCTTTCTACCAAAACAAAGACATCACTAAGGAGGAATACAAAGAAATTGTGCGGAAAGCTGTAGATAAA